The Nocardia sp. NBC_00508 nucleotide sequence CGAGCAAGGTCTACGAGGACGATGATGTGCTGGCGTTCATGGACATTCGGCCGATGACGCCGGGGCATCTGCTGGTGGTGCCGAAGGTGGCGGCACACAGTCTGGCGGAACTCGATCCGGCGATCGGGGGGAAGCTGTTCCAGGTGGGGCAGCGGTTGGCTGCGGCGCTGCGGGTCAGCGAGGTGGGGTGCGACGGGGTCAATTTCTTTCTGGCCGACGGGGTGACGGCCGGGCAGGAAGTCTTCCACGTGCACCTGCACGTCATCCCGCGCACGCCGGGCGACGGGTTCGGCTTGCGTGGTCGTCCGACCAGCCCGCGGCGAGCCGACTTGGACTATCTAGCTGCGTCGATTCGCGGCGCGCTCGGAGATTGAACGCGTAAGGCGCCGCGGACCTGCGGGACAACGTCGTGGCGTCCGAGTGGCCGCCGCGTCCGCAACGAAGCCGCAAGCGGCGGTCGCTGGTACCCGGGGCGGAAAGGGGCGCGTCAGGAACCGATGGCGTCGGTCACCGCGTCGACCAGCCGTGCGGCGGGCGGCGACGGGTCCGAACAGTAGGGTGGACGCCATGGCTCTCGACAGCGGAACGATCTCCGAACCCGGCAGTGGCGCTCCCGTCGTGGCGGCGCCGGTCGCGAAGGCGATGCCCACCGAGCGGGTGCACCACGGCGACGTGTTCGTCGACGAGTACGAGTGGCTGCGGGACAAGGAGAACTCCGACGTCATCGCCTACTTGGAGGCGGAGAACGCCTACACCGAGGCGCAAACCGCGCACCTGGCCACGCTGCGCGAGACGATCTTCGACGAGATCAAGGCGCGCACCCAGGAGACCGACCTGTCGGTGCCGAGCCGGTTGGGTGACTACTGGTATTACTCGCGCAGCTTCGAAGGCAAGCAGTACGGCGTGCACTGTCGGTGCCCGATCGCCGCCGCCGTGGAGGGCGTCGACGCGTGGACGCCGCCGGTGCTGGACGCGGAGACCGACGTAGCGGGCGAAGAGGTGCTGCTCGACAGCAACGAGCTGGCCGAGGGCCACGACTTCTTCGCGCTGGGCGCGTTCTCGATCAGCCATGACGGCACTCTGCTCGCCTACTCGGTGGACAACGTCGGCGACGAGCGCTACGTGCTGCGGTTCAAGGACCTGCGCACCGGCGAGCTGCTCGGCGACGAGATCGCGGGTACCGCTCCCGGCGCGACGTGGTCGCTGGATGGCAGTCACGTCTTCTATCAAACTGTCGACGAGTCGTGGCGGCCCGATACGGTGTGGCGGCACCGGCTGGGCAGCACCGAGCCCGACGCCAAGGTGTTCCATGAGCCCGACGAGCGCTATTGGGTGAGCATCGGCGCGAGCCGCTCGGAGAAGTACCTGATGATCTGGGTCAGCTCGAAGATCACCAGCGAGGGCTGGGTGTTGGAGTCGGATGAGCCCGAGGGTGAGTTCCGTGTTCTGCTGCCCCGCCGCGAGGGCGTCGAGTACTCCGCCGAGCATGCGGTGGTCGGCGGCGCGAATCGCTTCCTGATCCTGCACAACGACGTGGTGGACGGAGTCAAGGCGGAGAACTTCGTGCTGGCCGAGGCGCCGGTGGACGATCCGTCGAACCTGACGCCGCTGATCGGCCATCGCGACGACGTGCGGCTCGAGGACATCGACGCGTTCCGCGACCACCTGGTGCTCAGCTACCGGCGCGAGGCGCTCACCCGGATCGCGGTGTGGCCGCTGACCGAATCCGGCTACGGCGAACGTCGCGAACTCGACTTCGACCTGGAGCTTTTCGCGGTCGGCGTGGGCTCGAACCCGGAGTGGGCGCAACCCACCCTGCGCATCGGGCTCACCTCGTTCATCACGCCCATGCAGGTATTCGACTATGTCCCGGCCACCGGCGAGCTGCTGCTGCGCAAGGAGCAGCCGGTGCTCGGCGGCTACGACGCGAACGACTATGAGCAGCACCGGGATTGGGCGGTCGCCGCGGACGGCACCCGGATTCCGATCTCGCTGGTCCGGAAGAAGGACGCGGCCGCCGAGGGGCCGAAACCGTTGCTGCTCTACGGTTACGGCTCCTATGAAGCGAGCATCGACCCGACGTTCTCGGTGGCCCGTCTCTCGCTGCTGGATCGCGGCATGGTCTTCGCGGTCGCGCACGTGCGCGGCGGCGGCGAGATGGGCAGGCTGTGGTACGAGCACGGCAAGACGCTGACCAAGAAGAACACCTTCACCGACTTCGTTTCCTGCGCACGGCATCTCATCGATACCGGCGCCACCGCAGCGGACCGGATGATCGCGGACGGGGGTAGCGCGGGCGGCCTGCTGGTCGGCGCGGTGGCGAACCTGGCGCCGGAGTTGTTCGCGGGCATCCTGGCCAACGTCCCGTTCGTCGATCCGCTCACCTCCATCCTCGACCCGTCGCTCCCGCTGACCGTCATCGAGTGGGACGAGTGGGGCAACCCGCTGGCGGACAAGGACGTGTACGAGTACATGAAGTCCTACGCACCCTACGAGAACGTCGAGGCCAAGGACTACCCGGCGATCCTTGCCATCACCAGCTTGAACGACACCCGCGTGCTCTATGTCGAGCCCGCGAAGTGGATCGCCAAGCTGCGGGTCACCGCCACCGGCGACGGGCCGCTGCTGCTCAAGACGGAGATGACCGCGGGCCACGGCGGAGTCAGCGGGCGCTACGAGAAGTGGCGGGAAGTGGCCTTCGAGCACGCCTGGGTGCTCGATACGGTCGGCCTCGCCGACGCGTAAGCCGGGCACGGGAAGCCGGTGGCCGAACGGTAGCGGCGGTGCGCCGATGCCGGGCCACCCGCTCGACACAGGCGTGACGGAGTGTTCGCCGCCTGGTCATTCGGCCTGCACGTCGAGGACATGTGCGGCTGGCACCGTAGGTTCATGAACGCTGCGCTGATCGTGTCGATTTCCGGGATCAGGGACACCACCCGGGACACGGCGATGGAATTCGCCGAGGAGATGGATCGGCGTGGCGTGCCGCTCTCGCTGCTGGTCGCACCGCGGCTGAAGGGGAAATACCGGCTGCTCGACGACCCGGCGACCCAGGCTTGGCTTCGCGGTCGCCGGGCCCGCGGCGACGCCATCGTGCTGCACGGCTACGACCAGGCGGCCACCAAGCGGCGGCGCGCCGAGTTCGCCACCCTGCCCAAGCACGAGGCGCGGTTGCGGTTGACCGCCGCCGACCGGGTGATGGAGCAGGTCGACCTGCGCACCCGACTGTTCGCCGCCCCGCGCTGGGACGCCTCCACGGGCGCGCTCGACGCGCTGCCCGAGGTCGGTTTCCGGCTCGCGCTCGGCCTCACCTCGATCATCGATCTGGAGCGCAATATGGCGCAGAAAGCCCGGGTGTACGGCATCGGTGAGGGCTTCCGTGCCGAGCCGTGGTGGTGCCGCGCCCTGGTGATGGGCGCCGCACGCACCGCCCGCCGCGGCGGGGTGCTCCGCTTGGCCGTGTCCGCCGCGCAGCTGGCGCGCTCCGGCCCGCGCCAGGCCATGCTCGACGCCGTCGACCTCGCGCTGTTCCACGGCGCGGTCGGCGACACCTACCGGTGGGAGCCGTTCCCGGCCGCCCGAGCCGCATGAATGACGCCGCGGCGCGGCGGTGTGACGGCCGCCGCCACGCCGCGGCCGGTCGGCACCGCGTCCGCGCGGCCGATCGGCGCCGCCGCCCGCGAATGGCGTAGCCGGGCGGCGGCGCGGTCGCGATCAGGTCGGCGCGATCTTCGTCTCGGGGACGGCGGGTGTCGCGTCATGCGTGAACCCACCCGCTTCCGCGCGGGTGAGCGAAGTGGAAAATGGTCGCTGTTCCAGTTGTTTCATGCAGCGGGTGAGGTCGGCCAGCAGCAGGTCGGCCATGTCGACGGTGAAGCCGTGGCGGATCACCGCGCGCATGATCGTCTCGTCGTCCCGGTCGGCAGGCAGCGGATACGCCGCGATCAGCCAGCCTCTGGAGCGCAGCCGGTCGGACAGGTCGTAGAGGTTGAATCCGGGATCGCCGGCCAGGCGCCAGCAGACCGCCGTGATGCCGCGCTGCGGGTCGCCGTCATGGATCAGCTCGAAGACCCCGAGCCCGCGCAGACCCGCGGCCAGGTGCTGCGCCGCGCGGTAGATCGCGGACTGCACCCTGGCGTAGCCGGCGCGCCCCAAACGGATGAAGTCGTAGTACTGCGTGATCGCCTGCCCACCGGGCCGGGAGAAGTTGAGGTTGAAGGTGGCCATGCTGCCGCCGAGATAGTCGACGTTGAAGATCAGCTCCTCCGGCAGGTCGGCCGCCTCGCGCCAGATCGCCCAGCCCGCGCCGAGCGGCGCGAGCCCGGTCTTGTGACCGGAGGCGTTGATCGACTTCACCCGCGGCAGCCGGAAGTCCCAGACCAGGTCGGGCGCGGCGAACGGGGCCAGGAAGCCGCCGCTGGCCGCGTCGACGTGGATCGGGATGTCCAGGCCCTTTTCGTCCTGTAGTGCATCGAGCGCGGCGCTGATCCCGGCGACGTCTTCGAACAGACCGGTGTAGGTCTGGCCGAAGGTCGGCACCACCATCATGGTGTTCTCGTCGCAATGTTCCGCGAGGTCGGCGGGCTGCATGGTGAGCCGGTCGCCGCGCAGCGGAATCTGCCGGATCTCGACGTCGAAGTAGCGCGCGAACTTCTCCCAGCAGACCTGAACCGGCCCGCAGACGAAGTTGGGCGTTCCGGTGCCGCCGCGCTTGCGCCAGCGGAATTTGGCTGCGAGTCCGCCGAGCATGGCCGCCTCGCTGGACCCGGTGGTCGAGGTGCCGTGGGTGCCGGTCGGGTCCGGCGCGTGCCACAGATCCGCGACCATCTGGACGCCGCGGCGCTCCAACTCGGCGGTCTGCGGGTATTCGTCCTTGTCGACGATGTTCTTGTCCAGGCATTCGGTCATCAGCCTGCGCGCCTGGTCGTCCACCCAGGTCGTGCAGAAAGTGGCCAGGTTCATCCTGGCGACGCCGTCGAGCATGAGTTCGTCGTGCACGAGTTCATAGGCGACCTGCGGGAACATCTCGTGTGCCGGAAATCCGCCCCGTGGCGCGGACCGGCTGAACCCTGGCAGGGCGAACAGGTCATCGGCTCCTTCGGACATGAATGCGGCCTCCCGATCCGGCTCGTGTGCGGTGTGCCTGTGCGGGCGCCGGTCGCTCGAGGACCGGCTGTGTTGCCGTGCCTTTCGAGGATGCCAACCGATAGCTGGCACGCCTCCCGCCCAGCTTGACACACCGCCTTCCGCTGCGGATGGACTTCACTGATCCGCCGGGTCGTCGCGAACGGCGTGCCGGATCCGAAGACCCGACCGGCTGTGCGGAGTTCGCCCGAGCGGGCGGGGATAGGGTTGGGGGATGACTGAGGATGCTCGTACCGCGGGGTTGCGCGCGAGGGTTGCCGCATTGATGTCGCAAGCGAAAAGTGATCTGGCACAGCTTGTCTCATTTAGATCGGTGGCCGATCCGCGGCAGTTCCCTCCGGAGGAGTGCGACCTGGCGGCGCAGTGGGTCGCCGATGCCTTCGCCGCGGCGGGCCTGACCAAGATCGGCTTGCACGAAACGCAGGACGGCAGCACGGCGGTCGTCGCGTCGCGGCAGGCGCCCGAGGGTGCGCCGACGGTGTTGCTCTACTGTCACTACGACGTTCAGCCGCCGATGGACGAGGGAGCGTGGCGCACTCCGCCCTGGGAGCTGACCGAGCGGGACGGACGCTGGTACGGGCGCGGCAGCGCCGATTGCAAGGGCAACATCGTCATGCATCTGACGGCTTTGCGCGCGCTCCCGGACCTGCCGGTGGGGGTGACGCTGGTCGCGGAGGGCTCAGAGGAGCAGGGCAGCGGTGGACTGGAACGGTTCGTCGAGGCCAACCCGGATCTGCTGCGAGCGGACGCCATCGTGATCGGCGACTGCGGTAACTTCGCCGCCGGTGTGCCGACTCTCACCGAAACATTGCGTGGCAACGTCAATGTGGTGGTCACCATCGAAACCCTCGCCGGTCCGCTGCATTCCGGCATGTTCGGCGGCCCGGCCCCCGACGCGCTGGCCGCGCTGATCCAAGTGCTGGCCTCGCTGCGCGACGAGCGTGGCAACACCACGATCGCCGGAGTGCCGGGCGACCAGGTCTGGCCCGGCGTGCAGTATCCGAGCGAGCAGTTCCACGCCGACGCCGCCGTCCTGCGCGGCGTCGAACTCACCGGCGACGGCACCGTCGCCGACATGCTCTGGGCGCGACCGGCGCTGACCGTGCTCGGCATCGACGCTCCGCCCGTGGTCGGTTCCGCCGCCGCGGTTCCTTCGATCGCCCGCGCCCGCCTCAACCTGCGCATTCCGCCGGGCACCGACCCCGCGCAGGCGTACCGCGCGCTCGTTGCGCACCTCGACGCGCACACGCCGTGGCACGCCGAAGTAACCATCGAACTGGAAGGCATGGGAGCGCCGTTCCGGTCCCGCACCGGCGGACCGGCGCATGTCGCGATGGAGGCGGCGCTGTCCACGTCCTACGGACGCCCGGCGACCACCCAAGGGCAGGGCGGTTCGATACCGCTGTGCAATGTCTTCGCCGCGACCTACCCGGACGCGGAGATCATGCTGCTCGGCGTCGAGGAACCGAAATGCCTCATCCACGCGCCCAACGAGAGCGTCGACCCGAAGGAGATCGAACACATGGCGCTCGCCGAGGCGCTGTTCCTCGCGACCTACGCCGGGTAGCGCTACAGATCCGCGGCGTCCTCCGGCCTGAGCACCCGGAATTCGGTTCCGGCCGGCGCCATTTCGGTCAGGCGGCCGAAGTAGATGCCCTGCGCCTCGGGCTGGATGATGCCGAAGTGTATGGGCAGCGCGACACGCGGACCGACCGCGCGCAGATAATCGACGGCCTCGCTGATCCGCATCCACGGTGCGGCGGCCGGGGCGGCCAGCACGCCGACCGGGACCGGCGGCACCCACAGCGAGTCACCCGGGTGCACGAGCCGGGCCGGGTCGTCCGGGGTGCCCAGCTGGAAGACGGTGTTGTCGATCACGGGTATCTCCGGGTGGATGACGGCGTGCCTGCCGCCGCCCCCGGTGATCTGGAGATCGCCGAGCCTCAACACGTTGCCCGCGCGTACCGGCTCCCACGGCTCGCCGCGCTGCTGAGCCGTCTGCGGATCCGACAGCAACCGTGCGGCTGGATTGGCCTCGATGAGCGCGTCGATACGGTTCGGGTCGATATGGTCGGGATGCTGATGGGTGACCGCGATCGCGTCCAGGCCGGTGAGGCCCTCGAAGCCGTGCGAGAAGGTGCCCGGGTCGAACAGGATCTTCTTGCCGTGCAGCTCGACGAGGAGGCAGGAATGACCGAAGTGGGCTATGCGCATCCCGCCATGCTATCGACGAGAGGTGTGTTCTCGCCGACATCGCCGCGGCTTGGCCGACCCCCGCGGATGCCGCGTCCGACCAGCACAACTACGCTGCTGAGGTAACCCCACAACCACATGAGGAGCAACGCGTGGCACGAGTCGTGGTCGAGGTGATGCCGAAGGCCGAGATCCTGGATCCGCAGGGGCAGGCCATCGTCGGCGCGCTCCCGCGTCTGGGATTCGAGGGCGTCTCGGATGTGCGGCAGGGCAAGCGATTCGAACTCGACGTCGACGACAGCGTCGACGACGCGGCGCTGGAGCAGATCGCCGAATCGCTGCTGTGCAACACCGTGATCGAGGAGTGGAAGGTGGTTCGCGTCTCATGACCGCGCGGATCGGGGTCATTACCTTTCCCGGCACGCTCGATGACGTCGACGCGGCTCGGGCGGTGCGCATGGCCGGGGCCGAGGCGGTCAGCCTGTGGCATGCCGACGCCGACCTGAAGAAGGTCGACGCGGTGATCGTGCCCGGAGGCTTCTCCTACGGCGACTATCTGCGGGCGGGCGCCATCGCCCGATTCGCCCCTGCGATGGGCGAAGTCGTGCGCGCGGCCGGTGCCGGTCTACCGGTGCTGGGGATTTGCAACGGCTTCCAGGTGCTGTGCGAGGCTGGGTTGCTGCCCGGCGCGCTGACCCGTAACGAGGGCCTGCACTTCATCTGCCGGGACGAATGGTTGACCGTGGAGTCGGTTTCCACGGCGTGGACTTCCCGTTTCGAGAAGGGCGCGCAAATCCTCGTCCCGCTCAAGTCCGGCGAGGGCCGTTACCAGGCCTCGGCCGCCGTGCTGGACGAGTTGGAGGGTGAGGGCCGGGTGGTCTTCCGTTACGCGGGCGGCAATCCGAACGGCTCGCAGCGCGGTATCGCGGGCATCGCCTCCACCAACGGTCGCGTCGTCGGTCTGATGCCGCATCCCGAACACGCCACCGAGCCCTTGACCGGCCCCAGCGACGACGGCTTGGGTCTGTTTCTCTCGGTGCTGGACACTTTGGTCTCCGCCTGAGACGTCAACGCCATCAGTGGACACCCGCACCAGGCCTCGGCTACGGAACTTCGGTGGCTGGAGTCGCGCTCGGATGAGTTGAACGAGGAATTGGCGTCCCGGTTACACCAGTTGTGGCGGGAGGGCCGTCGGCGCAGCGACGGTTCATGTCGACCTCGGCTCAAGCGAACCACCGATCCGGAGTGGATCGCGGCGCGCGGCGGCATCGATCGGGTGGATATCGCGAACACTCGCTTTCGCTGGCTGCCCAAAGACTTTCAGCGAGAGAACATCGCGTCGGCGCAGGTCGCGATGTCGCTCGTGCTTTCGGCGCTGCGGGCAGGGCACGATCTGATCAGCGCCGATTTCGTCGAGGACGCCAGCGATGTGGTCCACATAGCGTGGCTGGATCGCAACCGTGCGTGGGCGGAGCCGGAGCAGCTACCGCCGTACCGCGACCTCTCGGAAGCGGAGAAAGAAAAGGACCGGGTGGTCGTTCGAGCAGCGGTGGACCTGGTCGTGGCGCAACTCGGCCGCGCGCGGTAGCAGCGGACGGGTGCACCCTCGACCGAGATGCGGATCAGGCGATGCGGTCGACGATGTCGAAACCGACGCCGTCGGCGCGGGCCAGGTAGCCGTGCTGGATCGCCTGGTTGCCGCGGAAACCCAGGAGCCCGCCCGGGGTTTCGAGGACCAAGCCCTGGTCGAGGGCGTCGAGAATCGCGGGCACCTCGAGCGACCCGACCCTCCGCGCGAGCGCGCCCAGGGTGTGGATGGCTTCGTAGGTAGCGTTGCTGAAGCTGGTGAGCGCGGGGGCGAAGTCGCCGTACCGCCTGCGGTAGCGGGCTCTCCGGTCGCGGCCGTCGGACGTCCGGTCGTCCAGGAAGAAGCTGGACGCCACATAGAGGTTCTGGTTGGCCTCCGGACCTGCCGCCAGCAACACGTTCTCGTCCACGGCCGGGCTGACTCGCAGCTGCGACGCGGCACGGCCGGTGGCGGCGTACTGCTGGTTGAATCGGGACACGTCCGCGCCGACCATCAGAATCACCACCGCGTCGGCCAGGTCCAGCGCCGGGTGGGTGAGGAAGCCGGAGAAGTCCGGCAGCCCCAGCGGGACGAACTGTTCGAGCACGATCGCGACCGGATCGGCCAGGCTGTCGCGAATCGCCTTGGCGGACTGGCGCGGCCAGATGTAGTCGTTGCCGATGACGGCCCAGCGCCGCACGCCGTACTCACGTTCGAGCCAGTGCACGGCGGGCACGGTCTGCCCGGCCGGGTGCTCACCGAGCATCAGTACGCCGGGTAGTTCGTCGGGGAGTCCCTCGTGGCTGGTGGCGTACAGGTAGGGCACCCGGCTGGCGCCGGCCAGGGCCACGGCTCGCCGGACCGCTGAGGTGTGCCAGCCGGTGATGGCGTGCACCATGCCGGTGGCCAGCAGCGCCGAGACCTCGGCGGCGACCTCGTGCGGTTGTCGTCCGCCGTCGATATTCGTGGTACGAATTTCTCGTCCCAGAATTCCCGCACCATAGTTGATTTCATCGACGGCAAGCGATATCGCGGCGTCGCAGGACGGCGCGATGATACCGCCCGGTCCCTGGAGCGGAACTATGTTGAGGATCTCGATCGTGCCCTCTGGGCTCTCCCCGAACGCTGGCATTGGGTACTCTTCTTCTCGTTCGGGCGAAATTCATGGCAGGCAGGAAATAAATGACGTCCATTGTAAGCGGAAATTCCACGCTACATGGCGCGTTGCGTGCCGCGGAGCGCGGTTGGGTGCGGCACTTGGACGCGGCGCTGTGCGCCAGGCAACTCTCGCCGGACCAGTGGTCGATGCTGTCGAATCTTTGTGGCGACGCGGGGATAACGATGACCGAATTGGCGGCCAAATCGCAGCTCGCGCCGTCGTCGGCCACCAGGCACGCGGACTATCTGGCCGAACGCGGCCTGATCTTCCGGCTCGCCGCGCAGGACGATCGACGGCGTGTCCTGATCGGGCTGAGCAGGCTCGGGGCCGACTTGGTCGCCGAGGTACGCGCGGAAGAGGCGCACGCCGAGCAGGAGCTGCGGGGGCGAATCGGAGCGCGCCGATATACCGAACTCATGCGATTGCTCGATCTGGTTTCGAT carries:
- a CDS encoding HIT family protein produces the protein MNPYTIFGDIVAGRAPSSKVYEDDDVLAFMDIRPMTPGHLLVVPKVAAHSLAELDPAIGGKLFQVGQRLAAALRVSEVGCDGVNFFLADGVTAGQEVFHVHLHVIPRTPGDGFGLRGRPTSPRRADLDYLAASIRGALGD
- a CDS encoding S9 family peptidase, translating into MALDSGTISEPGSGAPVVAAPVAKAMPTERVHHGDVFVDEYEWLRDKENSDVIAYLEAENAYTEAQTAHLATLRETIFDEIKARTQETDLSVPSRLGDYWYYSRSFEGKQYGVHCRCPIAAAVEGVDAWTPPVLDAETDVAGEEVLLDSNELAEGHDFFALGAFSISHDGTLLAYSVDNVGDERYVLRFKDLRTGELLGDEIAGTAPGATWSLDGSHVFYQTVDESWRPDTVWRHRLGSTEPDAKVFHEPDERYWVSIGASRSEKYLMIWVSSKITSEGWVLESDEPEGEFRVLLPRREGVEYSAEHAVVGGANRFLILHNDVVDGVKAENFVLAEAPVDDPSNLTPLIGHRDDVRLEDIDAFRDHLVLSYRREALTRIAVWPLTESGYGERRELDFDLELFAVGVGSNPEWAQPTLRIGLTSFITPMQVFDYVPATGELLLRKEQPVLGGYDANDYEQHRDWAVAADGTRIPISLVRKKDAAAEGPKPLLLYGYGSYEASIDPTFSVARLSLLDRGMVFAVAHVRGGGEMGRLWYEHGKTLTKKNTFTDFVSCARHLIDTGATAADRMIADGGSAGGLLVGAVANLAPELFAGILANVPFVDPLTSILDPSLPLTVIEWDEWGNPLADKDVYEYMKSYAPYENVEAKDYPAILAITSLNDTRVLYVEPAKWIAKLRVTATGDGPLLLKTEMTAGHGGVSGRYEKWREVAFEHAWVLDTVGLADA
- a CDS encoding DUF2334 domain-containing protein, yielding MNAALIVSISGIRDTTRDTAMEFAEEMDRRGVPLSLLVAPRLKGKYRLLDDPATQAWLRGRRARGDAIVLHGYDQAATKRRRAEFATLPKHEARLRLTAADRVMEQVDLRTRLFAAPRWDASTGALDALPEVGFRLALGLTSIIDLERNMAQKARVYGIGEGFRAEPWWCRALVMGAARTARRGGVLRLAVSAAQLARSGPRQAMLDAVDLALFHGAVGDTYRWEPFPAARAA
- a CDS encoding glutamate decarboxylase translates to MSEGADDLFALPGFSRSAPRGGFPAHEMFPQVAYELVHDELMLDGVARMNLATFCTTWVDDQARRLMTECLDKNIVDKDEYPQTAELERRGVQMVADLWHAPDPTGTHGTSTTGSSEAAMLGGLAAKFRWRKRGGTGTPNFVCGPVQVCWEKFARYFDVEIRQIPLRGDRLTMQPADLAEHCDENTMMVVPTFGQTYTGLFEDVAGISAALDALQDEKGLDIPIHVDAASGGFLAPFAAPDLVWDFRLPRVKSINASGHKTGLAPLGAGWAIWREAADLPEELIFNVDYLGGSMATFNLNFSRPGGQAITQYYDFIRLGRAGYARVQSAIYRAAQHLAAGLRGLGVFELIHDGDPQRGITAVCWRLAGDPGFNLYDLSDRLRSRGWLIAAYPLPADRDDETIMRAVIRHGFTVDMADLLLADLTRCMKQLEQRPFSTSLTRAEAGGFTHDATPAVPETKIAPT
- a CDS encoding dipeptidase gives rise to the protein MTEDARTAGLRARVAALMSQAKSDLAQLVSFRSVADPRQFPPEECDLAAQWVADAFAAAGLTKIGLHETQDGSTAVVASRQAPEGAPTVLLYCHYDVQPPMDEGAWRTPPWELTERDGRWYGRGSADCKGNIVMHLTALRALPDLPVGVTLVAEGSEEQGSGGLERFVEANPDLLRADAIVIGDCGNFAAGVPTLTETLRGNVNVVVTIETLAGPLHSGMFGGPAPDALAALIQVLASLRDERGNTTIAGVPGDQVWPGVQYPSEQFHADAAVLRGVELTGDGTVADMLWARPALTVLGIDAPPVVGSAAAVPSIARARLNLRIPPGTDPAQAYRALVAHLDAHTPWHAEVTIELEGMGAPFRSRTGGPAHVAMEAALSTSYGRPATTQGQGGSIPLCNVFAATYPDAEIMLLGVEEPKCLIHAPNESVDPKEIEHMALAEALFLATYAG
- a CDS encoding MBL fold metallo-hydrolase; amino-acid sequence: MRIAHFGHSCLLVELHGKKILFDPGTFSHGFEGLTGLDAIAVTHQHPDHIDPNRIDALIEANPAARLLSDPQTAQQRGEPWEPVRAGNVLRLGDLQITGGGGRHAVIHPEIPVIDNTVFQLGTPDDPARLVHPGDSLWVPPVPVGVLAAPAAAPWMRISEAVDYLRAVGPRVALPIHFGIIQPEAQGIYFGRLTEMAPAGTEFRVLRPEDAADL
- the purS gene encoding phosphoribosylformylglycinamidine synthase subunit PurS; this encodes MARVVVEVMPKAEILDPQGQAIVGALPRLGFEGVSDVRQGKRFELDVDDSVDDAALEQIAESLLCNTVIEEWKVVRVS
- the purQ gene encoding phosphoribosylformylglycinamidine synthase subunit PurQ; the encoded protein is MTARIGVITFPGTLDDVDAARAVRMAGAEAVSLWHADADLKKVDAVIVPGGFSYGDYLRAGAIARFAPAMGEVVRAAGAGLPVLGICNGFQVLCEAGLLPGALTRNEGLHFICRDEWLTVESVSTAWTSRFEKGAQILVPLKSGEGRYQASAAVLDELEGEGRVVFRYAGGNPNGSQRGIAGIASTNGRVVGLMPHPEHATEPLTGPSDDGLGLFLSVLDTLVSA
- a CDS encoding substrate-binding domain-containing protein, whose translation is MPAFGESPEGTIEILNIVPLQGPGGIIAPSCDAAISLAVDEINYGAGILGREIRTTNIDGGRQPHEVAAEVSALLATGMVHAITGWHTSAVRRAVALAGASRVPYLYATSHEGLPDELPGVLMLGEHPAGQTVPAVHWLEREYGVRRWAVIGNDYIWPRQSAKAIRDSLADPVAIVLEQFVPLGLPDFSGFLTHPALDLADAVVILMVGADVSRFNQQYAATGRAASQLRVSPAVDENVLLAAGPEANQNLYVASSFFLDDRTSDGRDRRARYRRRYGDFAPALTSFSNATYEAIHTLGALARRVGSLEVPAILDALDQGLVLETPGGLLGFRGNQAIQHGYLARADGVGFDIVDRIA
- a CDS encoding MarR family winged helix-turn-helix transcriptional regulator, translating into MTSIVSGNSTLHGALRAAERGWVRHLDAALCARQLSPDQWSMLSNLCGDAGITMTELAAKSQLAPSSATRHADYLAERGLIFRLAAQDDRRRVLIGLSRLGADLVAEVRAEEAHAEQELRGRIGARRYTELMRLLDLVSIASE